A genomic region of Thermoplasmatales archaeon contains the following coding sequences:
- a CDS encoding type II/IV secretion system ATPase subunit, which produces MNYRIIKEGGLNLIEIDCYSCNYSSSLLDENCRRELIEIIGREGKIDRIKLNHYFVKIIEGEALENLFEISKFKEELSSLRANDCNDCIFSKEIKGILELADKDQIKSFFSLSNLFYKLKKPFIFRKEECEECRSENLRKMENIIRKFEKLRHISYEDIRIYLRPIFFDTSIEYTPPNDAIFIKSYEIKRERGSIKVSLYELKRRAEKLYFIIPPEYNINLEELKILIKAKEKLAKHRPPDTSFMDPERTREYFYRFGKEKIIEIAKNINYKISSEKIDFLADIFAKYTSGFGILEDLLADKKIQDIYINAPVSYNPLHIVLEGEEYVTNIYFSENDIEALSSRLRSLSGRGFSEAIPVMDVGLPEYDSRITAISPPITPKGIAFAIRRHSSELWTLPKFISCKMLSPLAAGMLSFFIDGQATILIAGSRGAGKTSLLSSLMLEIPQRYRILTIEDTPELPVDELQRLGYKIQSLVTKSAVSNEGIDEKTAIKTALRLGESVIILGEVRGEEAKILFEAMRIGAAGNLVMGTIHGSTSRDVFDRIVYDIGVPPVSFKATDVVVIASPIRVGGGIERLRRVIQISEVSKKWEREDVDKIFYDIMQYDYSKDMLEATDIFYMGQSEIIGKIARKWGIRMEDAIENIKMRARMKEKIAEIGKTDAKFVRDANNFYWSSLEETKNFYEIEEKWNEWLKKHAI; this is translated from the coding sequence ATGAATTATAGGATAATTAAGGAAGGGGGACTTAACTTAATTGAAATAGATTGCTATTCATGTAATTATTCCTCCTCTCTTTTGGATGAAAACTGTAGGAGAGAATTGATTGAAATAATTGGAAGGGAAGGAAAAATCGATAGAATAAAATTAAATCATTATTTTGTGAAGATAATAGAAGGAGAGGCTCTGGAAAATCTTTTTGAGATTTCAAAATTCAAGGAAGAATTGTCCTCTCTTAGAGCAAATGATTGCAATGATTGTATTTTTAGCAAAGAAATAAAGGGTATATTGGAATTGGCTGATAAAGATCAGATAAAATCTTTTTTTAGTCTCTCAAATCTATTTTATAAACTTAAGAAACCTTTTATTTTCAGAAAAGAAGAATGCGAGGAATGTAGGAGTGAAAATTTAAGGAAGATGGAGAATATAATAAGAAAATTTGAGAAATTGAGGCATATCTCTTATGAAGATATAAGAATTTATCTAAGGCCAATATTTTTTGATACATCAATTGAATATACTCCTCCAAATGATGCAATTTTTATTAAAAGTTATGAAATAAAAAGAGAAAGAGGTTCAATAAAAGTTTCTCTGTATGAATTAAAAAGAAGAGCGGAGAAATTATATTTTATCATACCTCCAGAGTATAATATAAATCTGGAGGAACTTAAAATACTTATTAAAGCAAAGGAAAAGCTTGCAAAACACAGACCACCAGATACTTCATTCATGGATCCTGAAAGGACGAGGGAATATTTTTACAGGTTTGGAAAGGAAAAGATAATAGAGATAGCAAAAAATATAAATTATAAGATCAGTAGCGAAAAAATAGATTTTTTGGCGGATATATTTGCAAAATACACATCTGGGTTTGGAATACTTGAAGATTTACTGGCGGATAAAAAAATACAGGATATTTATATAAATGCTCCAGTGAGTTACAATCCCCTGCACATAGTACTTGAGGGAGAAGAATATGTAACAAATATCTATTTTTCGGAGAATGATATCGAAGCACTTTCATCGCGCCTTAGAAGCCTTAGCGGAAGAGGTTTTTCTGAGGCAATTCCAGTGATGGATGTTGGGCTCCCTGAATATGACTCACGTATAACCGCAATTTCTCCTCCAATAACTCCAAAAGGAATAGCATTTGCAATAAGGAGACATTCAAGCGAGCTATGGACTCTCCCAAAATTTATTTCATGCAAGATGCTCTCTCCTTTAGCTGCGGGCATGCTGAGCTTCTTTATTGATGGGCAGGCGACAATTCTAATTGCGGGCTCGAGGGGGGCGGGCAAAACCTCTTTGCTATCTTCTCTAATGCTTGAGATACCGCAGAGGTATAGGATATTAACTATAGAAGATACGCCTGAGTTGCCAGTTGATGAATTGCAGAGGTTGGGATATAAGATTCAATCTCTCGTCACTAAATCAGCTGTCAGTAACGAAGGTATAGATGAAAAAACCGCAATTAAAACCGCTTTAAGATTGGGTGAATCAGTTATAATTCTTGGGGAAGTTCGTGGGGAGGAGGCAAAAATATTGTTTGAGGCAATGAGGATAGGGGCAGCTGGAAATTTAGTTATGGGAACAATTCATGGCTCAACTTCAAGAGATGTTTTTGATAGAATTGTTTATGATATTGGCGTGCCACCAGTTTCATTCAAAGCAACAGATGTGGTTGTAATTGCTTCACCAATAAGAGTAGGTGGTGGAATTGAAAGATTGAGAAGGGTTATACAAATATCTGAGGTTAGTAAGAAGTGGGAAAGGGAGGATGTTGATAAAATTTTTTATGATATAATGCAATATGATTACTCAAAGGATATGCTTGAGGCAACAGATATTTTTTATATGGGACAATCAGAAATAATAGGGAAAATAGCAAGAAAATGGGGAATCCGCATGGAGGATGCAATAGAAAATATAAAAATGAGGGCAAGGATGAAAGAAAAAATTGCTGAGATTGGAAAAACAGATGCAAAATTTGTAAGGGATGCAAACAATTTTTATTGGTCTTCTCTTGAAGAAACTAAAAATTTTTATGAAATCGAGGAAAAATGGAATGAATGGTTGAAGAAACATGCAATTTGA
- a CDS encoding translation initiation factor IF-5A, whose amino-acid sequence MKEMAEVRELKENRYIIIDDEPCKILSIATSKPGKHGEAKARIDAIGIFDNQKRSVIYPVKHKVAIPIIEKRTAQVISVRGDKLQLMDMETYETFEMDIPEEFKGKVEEGKEIEYLQAMGKKKITRV is encoded by the coding sequence ATGAAGGAAATGGCAGAAGTAAGAGAACTTAAAGAGAATAGATACATAATCATTGATGATGAGCCTTGCAAAATTCTTAGCATAGCCACTTCAAAGCCAGGGAAACATGGAGAAGCAAAAGCAAGAATAGATGCGATCGGTATATTTGATAATCAAAAGAGAAGTGTCATATATCCAGTAAAACATAAGGTCGCAATTCCAATAATTGAGAAAAGGACTGCACAAGTCATATCTGTAAGAGGAGATAAACTACAATTGATGGACATGGAGACATATGAAACTTTCGAAATGGATATACCAGAGGAATTCAAGGGCAAAGTTGAGGAAGGAAAAGAAATAGAATATCTGCAGGCGATGGGGAAAAAGAAAATAACAAGAGTATGA
- the speB gene encoding agmatinase has product MKFADAENSYEDAKFVIIGIPYEDAEMSFRKGTSFAPDHIRYESWNYESYDLRNNFDLSTAKINDAGNFGLDEGRKFVNKVISDGKIPIIVGGAHSISPSILPDETGVVILDAHLDFREEYLGDKNSHACAARRIFERVGKEKIVSFGIRSACKEEIGDAKKLGLKHFYAWEFKAGMAENIDFDKIFLSIDMDVFDPCFAPGVSNPEPFGLGYEIFDFIKIISKKVLAMDVVEVCPPYDDGRASLLAARIIRDFISFRRF; this is encoded by the coding sequence ATGAAGTTTGCTGATGCAGAAAATAGCTACGAAGATGCAAAGTTTGTTATTATTGGCATACCATATGAGGATGCAGAAATGTCTTTTAGGAAAGGTACTTCATTTGCACCTGATCACATAAGATATGAAAGCTGGAACTATGAAAGCTATGATTTAAGAAACAATTTTGACTTGAGCACCGCAAAAATAAATGATGCGGGGAATTTTGGGCTTGATGAAGGAAGGAAATTTGTAAATAAAGTAATATCTGATGGAAAAATTCCGATTATAGTAGGAGGGGCTCATTCAATTTCACCTTCTATTTTGCCAGATGAAACAGGGGTTGTTATTTTAGACGCACATCTTGATTTTAGAGAAGAATATTTAGGAGATAAAAATAGCCATGCATGCGCCGCCCGCAGGATTTTTGAGAGGGTAGGAAAGGAAAAAATAGTTTCTTTTGGAATTAGATCCGCCTGCAAGGAGGAAATTGGGGATGCAAAAAAACTTGGCTTAAAACATTTTTATGCGTGGGAATTTAAAGCGGGGATGGCGGAAAATATTGATTTTGATAAAATTTTTTTGAGTATTGATATGGATGTTTTTGACCCGTGTTTTGCTCCAGGTGTAAGCAATCCTGAGCCATTTGGGCTTGGGTATGAAATATTTGATTTTATAAAAATTATTTCAAAAAAAGTGCTTGCAATGGATGTTGTTGAAGTATGTCCTCCTTATGATGATGGTAGAGCATCTTTACTTGCAGCAAGAATTATAAGAGATTTTATTTCATTTAGAAGGTTTTAG
- a CDS encoding HDIG domain-containing protein: MKVIVYRYGHRIERDKRMTTHVALAARAFGADGIFVDRKDEELEKRIRKVIERFGGNFFIESGIDWKKLIKEWNGKIIHLTMYGEKIENVIEEIKKFENILVIVGSEKVPGEFYEISDYNVAIGNQPHSEVSSIAIFLHMLNGGEWMKRNFGGVIKIIPSKKGKKLSYNYLKILEKEGCSKDVIEHCKKVRDLAIKIAEKIAENGINLDMEAIEAGAILHDVGRAKRNDLMHVVEGVKIAKKYGLPKKVVAIIERHVGSGIDEEDAERLGLPKKDYIPKSIEEEIVSHADNLTSNGYRNIEEAINEFKKFGDKQVKKLIETHEKLSKFAGLDIDRIVDGLKPSK, translated from the coding sequence ATGAAGGTTATAGTTTATAGATACGGGCACAGAATAGAAAGAGATAAAAGAATGACAACCCATGTTGCGCTTGCTGCCAGGGCTTTTGGGGCGGATGGTATTTTTGTAGATAGAAAAGACGAGGAATTAGAAAAAAGAATTAGGAAGGTGATCGAGAGATTTGGAGGGAATTTTTTTATTGAAAGTGGAATAGATTGGAAAAAGTTGATCAAAGAATGGAACGGAAAAATAATTCATCTTACAATGTATGGGGAGAAAATTGAGAATGTTATAGAAGAAATTAAAAAATTTGAAAATATTCTTGTTATTGTTGGTTCTGAAAAGGTTCCAGGAGAATTTTATGAAATATCAGATTATAATGTTGCAATAGGAAATCAACCTCATTCAGAAGTTTCATCTATTGCCATTTTTTTACACATGCTTAATGGCGGGGAATGGATGAAGAGAAATTTTGGCGGGGTAATTAAAATAATTCCGAGCAAGAAAGGAAAAAAATTATCATATAATTACTTGAAAATTCTTGAAAAGGAGGGATGCAGTAAAGATGTTATTGAACACTGCAAAAAAGTCAGAGATCTGGCAATTAAAATTGCTGAAAAAATAGCGGAAAATGGAATAAATTTGGATATGGAAGCAATTGAAGCGGGCGCAATTCTCCATGATGTTGGTAGAGCCAAAAGAAATGATTTGATGCATGTTGTTGAAGGAGTTAAAATTGCAAAAAAATACGGTCTGCCAAAGAAGGTAGTGGCAATAATAGAAAGGCATGTTGGCTCCGGAATAGATGAGGAAGACGCTGAAAGGCTTGGTTTGCCGAAAAAAGATTATATTCCAAAAAGCATAGAAGAGGAAATTGTTTCGCATGCAGATAATCTCACTTCAAATGGTTACAGGAATATTGAAGAGGCTATAAATGAATTTAAAAAATTTGGGGATAAGCAGGTTAAAAAATTGATAGAGACTCACGAAAAATTGAGTAAGTTCGCTGGCTTGGATATTGATAGAATCGTTGATGGGCTAAAACCTTCTAAATGA
- a CDS encoding gamma carbonic anhydrase family protein: protein MKVGKNTFIAKNAVIIGDVEIGEKCSIWYNAILRADLNRIYIGDESNIQDCCVIHCSKENSVTIGKNVSVGHGAIVHGAKIEDDCIIGINSTVLDGSKIGKGSIVAANAIVLPNTVIPPNSLVAGVPAKVIREDEKLIEEIRKNSSIYVELAERYLKGGFEEGKKCPVCNGNMEKIASGKDFPPIPFIKIPDWIKEVDAYKCNSCGFVGLWICHSL, encoded by the coding sequence ATGAAAGTTGGAAAAAATACATTTATAGCAAAAAATGCAGTAATTATAGGAGATGTAGAAATAGGGGAAAAATGCAGTATATGGTATAATGCAATTTTAAGAGCGGATTTGAACAGGATATATATAGGAGATGAGAGCAACATTCAGGATTGCTGTGTAATTCACTGTTCAAAGGAGAATTCTGTAACAATAGGAAAAAATGTTTCAGTTGGGCATGGAGCAATTGTGCACGGAGCAAAAATAGAAGATGACTGTATAATTGGAATAAATTCAACAGTTTTGGATGGCTCAAAAATAGGGAAGGGAAGTATAGTTGCAGCAAATGCGATTGTTTTGCCAAATACAGTTATACCCCCAAATAGCTTGGTTGCGGGTGTGCCAGCGAAAGTGATAAGGGAGGATGAAAAACTCATTGAAGAAATAAGGAAGAATTCCTCAATTTATGTTGAGCTTGCGGAAAGATACTTAAAAGGAGGGTTTGAAGAGGGTAAAAAATGTCCCGTATGCAATGGAAATATGGAGAAAATTGCATCTGGAAAGGATTTTCCACCAATTCCATTTATAAAAATTCCAGATTGGATAAAGGAAGTAGATGCTTATAAATGCAATTCATGCGGATTTGTTGGATTATGGATTTGCCATTCATTATAG
- a CDS encoding nitroreductase family protein has translation MELKEAIKNRRSIRKFSYKKFDIEKLINILYLANLAPSAGNLQAREFIIVDKKEIKEKIAEASYGQKFISSAPFVVVFCANERRILPYGKRGKLYCIEDTCAAVENFLLSAFDEGLATCWVGAFDEEEIAKILNLPSYIKPVAIVPVGYADEEPEEKELREINDMIHYNGW, from the coding sequence ATGGAGCTAAAAGAAGCAATTAAAAATAGAAGGTCAATAAGGAAATTTTCATATAAAAAATTTGATATAGAGAAACTAATCAATATTCTTTATCTTGCAAATCTTGCCCCTTCTGCGGGCAATCTGCAAGCGAGAGAATTCATAATTGTTGATAAGAAAGAAATAAAGGAGAAAATTGCGGAAGCTTCTTATGGGCAAAAATTTATTTCATCCGCTCCTTTTGTTGTTGTTTTTTGTGCTAATGAAAGAAGAATTTTGCCCTATGGGAAAAGAGGTAAGCTTTACTGCATAGAAGATACTTGTGCAGCTGTTGAAAATTTCTTACTTTCTGCATTTGATGAAGGACTTGCTACATGCTGGGTAGGAGCTTTTGATGAAGAAGAGATTGCTAAAATATTGAATTTACCATCTTATATAAAGCCAGTTGCAATTGTTCCTGTTGGTTATGCGGACGAAGAGCCTGAAGAGAAAGAGTTAAGAGAAATCAATGATATGATTCATTATAACGGATGGTAG
- a CDS encoding Lrp/AsnC ligand binding domain-containing protein, with product MPVGFVLISTAPAKEHQVYNELLKLKEIAELHPLFGEYDLIAKIEAKDLEELGRIVVEKIRKIDGVTDTKTLTGTKF from the coding sequence ATGCCAGTGGGGTTTGTATTGATATCCACCGCACCTGCAAAAGAGCACCAGGTTTACAATGAACTTTTAAAGTTGAAGGAAATAGCGGAATTACACCCATTGTTTGGAGAATATGACTTAATTGCAAAAATAGAGGCAAAGGACTTGGAAGAGCTTGGAAGAATTGTTGTAGAAAAAATAAGAAAGATAGATGGGGTAACTGATACAAAAACCCTTACTGGAACAAAATTTTGA
- a CDS encoding 4Fe-4S binding protein: MIKKFESSTGEIVIEIDYDKCEGAGKCVEVCPVGIYELKDGKTIANNVDDCIECCACVESCPNNAIKHSSC; encoded by the coding sequence ATGATAAAGAAGTTCGAGTCTTCAACGGGAGAGATTGTGATTGAAATTGACTATGACAAGTGCGAGGGAGCAGGTAAATGCGTGGAAGTATGCCCGGTTGGGATATATGAGTTAAAGGATGGAAAGACAATCGCAAACAATGTTGATGACTGCATAGAGTGCTGTGCCTGTGTTGAGTCTTGCCCAAACAATGCAATAAAACATAGCTCTTGCTGA
- a CDS encoding fibrillarin-like rRNA/tRNA 2'-O-methyltransferase, with amino-acid sequence MKKIFEGIYREENKILTKNLLPGKNVYGEKIIRVGEEEYRVWNPYRSKMCASILKGLKFSPLNKKSKMLYLGVANGTTASHFSDMLTEGIIYGVEIAFKPMKKFVKLCEDRKNMIPIMSDANKPDEYKKIVEEIDFLYQDIAQKNQIEIFLKNIEEFYPKYGMIMVKARSIDIAEKPKKIFEKVKERIEKNYEIIEMIELSPYAKDHIAINLKI; translated from the coding sequence ATGAAAAAGATATTTGAAGGAATTTATAGAGAAGAGAATAAAATTTTGACAAAAAATCTTTTGCCCGGTAAAAATGTTTATGGGGAAAAAATAATAAGGGTGGGGGAAGAAGAATACAGGGTATGGAATCCTTACAGGAGTAAGATGTGTGCTTCAATATTGAAAGGGCTTAAATTTTCCCCATTGAATAAAAAAAGCAAAATGCTTTATTTAGGAGTAGCAAATGGAACAACCGCAAGTCATTTTTCAGATATGTTAACTGAAGGAATCATTTATGGGGTAGAAATTGCTTTTAAGCCAATGAAAAAATTTGTAAAACTTTGTGAGGATAGAAAGAATATGATACCAATAATGAGTGATGCAAACAAACCCGATGAATACAAAAAAATAGTTGAGGAAATTGATTTTTTATATCAGGATATAGCGCAAAAAAACCAAATTGAAATTTTTTTGAAGAATATTGAGGAATTCTATCCAAAATATGGAATGATAATGGTTAAAGCAAGAAGCATAGATATAGCGGAAAAGCCGAAAAAAATTTTTGAAAAAGTTAAGGAGAGAATAGAAAAAAATTATGAAATAATTGAAATGATTGAGCTTTCACCATATGCAAAAGACCATATTGCAATAAATTTAAAAATTTAG
- a CDS encoding FAD-dependent oxidoreductase, with the protein MKIVIVGGGSAGATAAQFAKKTNRKAEVVLFDKEGMGLYSRCALPYVISGMDWKKIVELTRSDFEKMGISYRNEEIKRIDIDARIVEGEKEEEFDKLIIASGAKPSCPFKAENAYFLRNLNDAIEIRRIALNAKSAIVIGAGLVGIEIAEALKKIGIEVKILEYMPNILPNMLDKDVADYLMKKIGLDIVLNYKVEEVQGGEVFGEENYKSDFTVIATGNKPNGIIKDVIDVDEKCYFREDIYSAGDCTKVKDFFGRAINVGLGSIAVRQGMVAGINSAGGNESLIPPLFSKTTKVFGIEIASVGLMGSEGVSAKYIGKDLPNYMEGEEFLIKLVAKDGKIAGAQAVGRGAAKVIDRVAVAIYARMRVKDFAKIENAYAPSVAPVFDCLAIVSNILQRKVEDEKDI; encoded by the coding sequence ATGAAAATAGTTATAGTAGGAGGCGGTTCCGCTGGCGCAACCGCAGCCCAGTTTGCAAAAAAAACAAATAGGAAAGCGGAGGTTGTTTTATTTGATAAAGAAGGGATGGGGCTTTATTCAAGATGTGCTTTGCCATATGTAATTTCTGGAATGGATTGGAAAAAAATAGTTGAGCTTACTCGGAGCGATTTTGAAAAAATGGGCATATCTTATAGAAATGAAGAGATTAAAAGAATAGATATAGATGCAAGGATAGTTGAAGGAGAAAAAGAGGAAGAGTTTGATAAATTGATTATTGCATCTGGAGCAAAGCCAAGTTGCCCATTTAAGGCGGAAAATGCTTATTTTCTGAGAAATTTAAATGATGCAATTGAGATAAGAAGAATTGCTTTAAATGCTAAAAGTGCAATTGTGATAGGTGCTGGATTGGTTGGAATTGAAATAGCGGAAGCACTAAAAAAAATTGGAATTGAAGTTAAAATTCTTGAGTATATGCCAAATATATTACCAAATATGCTTGATAAGGATGTTGCGGATTATTTAATGAAAAAAATAGGGCTTGATATTGTTTTGAATTATAAGGTTGAAGAAGTGCAAGGTGGAGAGGTTTTTGGGGAAGAGAATTATAAGAGTGATTTTACCGTTATTGCTACAGGAAACAAGCCAAATGGAATAATAAAAGATGTAATAGATGTCGACGAGAAATGCTATTTCAGAGAGGATATATATTCTGCTGGTGATTGCACAAAGGTTAAAGATTTTTTTGGGAGGGCGATAAATGTGGGGCTAGGGAGCATAGCGGTTAGACAAGGAATGGTTGCTGGGATAAATTCCGCGGGAGGAAATGAAAGCTTAATTCCTCCTTTATTTTCAAAAACAACGAAAGTTTTTGGAATTGAAATCGCATCTGTTGGACTTATGGGAAGCGAAGGAGTTTCAGCAAAATATATTGGGAAGGACTTGCCGAATTATATGGAAGGAGAAGAATTTTTGATTAAGTTGGTTGCAAAGGATGGAAAAATTGCGGGGGCGCAAGCGGTTGGCAGAGGAGCTGCTAAAGTAATAGATAGAGTAGCGGTTGCAATATATGCGAGGATGAGGGTTAAAGATTTTGCGAAAATTGAAAATGCATATGCCCCATCTGTTGCTCCAGTTTTTGATTGCTTGGCAATTGTCTCTAATATTTTGCAGAGGAAGGTTGAAGATGAAAAAGATATTTGA
- a CDS encoding response regulator: MKSVLLIVEDEKEMQELMKRYMIKEGLKIEIYSAYDGREGIQKYKELMEKGKKPDLVIMDLKLPDIDGVETTRKIIEMDKNANVYGFTAFFGTDWAEKLIEVGAKKVIPRYAGFDGFVKEIKEFFKL; this comes from the coding sequence ATGAAAAGTGTGCTGTTGATAGTTGAAGATGAGAAAGAAATGCAGGAATTGATGAAAAGGTACATGATTAAAGAAGGTCTTAAAATTGAGATTTATTCTGCATATGATGGAAGAGAAGGAATTCAGAAATATAAGGAGCTTATGGAAAAAGGAAAGAAGCCGGATCTGGTTATAATGGATTTAAAATTACCAGATATAGATGGCGTTGAAACAACAAGAAAAATTATTGAAATGGATAAAAATGCAAATGTATATGGCTTCACCGCATTTTTTGGTACTGATTGGGCGGAAAAACTAATTGAAGTGGGGGCAAAAAAAGTAATACCTCGATATGCGGGCTTTGATGGTTTTGTGAAAGAGATCAAGGAATTTTTCAAATTATGA
- the rplJ gene encoding 50S ribosomal protein L16: MARKPGRMYRDIKGRVTTRKEYIGGVPAPRITQFDLGNLSQEFPVEVSLITKEKCNILHRALEAARVTANRYIMQAAGKSNYRLKIRIYPHVVIRENKQATGAGADRVSQGMRRSYGKPVGTAARVKEGQKIISIWTNPEYIEGAKEALRRAIAKLPTPCRIEVTQNRS, from the coding sequence ATGGCAAGAAAGCCCGGAAGAATGTATCGAGATATAAAGGGCAGGGTAACTACAAGAAAGGAATATATAGGAGGTGTTCCCGCCCCAAGAATTACTCAATTTGACCTAGGTAATCTTAGCCAGGAGTTCCCTGTAGAAGTATCCCTAATAACAAAGGAAAAATGCAATATTCTGCATCGAGCTCTAGAAGCAGCGCGTGTAACAGCAAACAGATATATCATGCAAGCAGCTGGCAAATCAAATTATCGCCTAAAAATAAGGATTTATCCTCATGTAGTAATAAGGGAGAACAAGCAGGCAACCGGCGCAGGCGCGGATAGAGTTTCTCAGGGAATGAGGAGATCATATGGAAAGCCGGTGGGAACCGCAGCTCGGGTCAAAGAAGGGCAAAAAATAATATCGATATGGACAAACCCTGAATATATAGAAGGGGCAAAAGAAGCACTTAGAAGGGCAATTGCAAAACTTCCAACACCTTGCAGAATAGAAGTTACCCAAAATAGGAGTTAA
- a CDS encoding CDP-alcohol phosphatidyltransferase family protein yields MSKSNILLKISFADAFTIVNGISGLFLIFFSINKNFYIAFVFLLIAVLADGLDGIIARKLGSFVGKYMDEFSDTVSFCVSPCIFAFLKYEIKTSDLIFLSVSSIFLISGILHLISYHIGEKNYFIGLTTPASAIIIFCISYLGIPLFILYIGFLLLSFLMVSNIPYPRIEKYNSVISVIIIFLAMSGLKEFIYLLLFSTTLYIIFGPIYLIRNSKSF; encoded by the coding sequence ATGTCAAAAAGTAATATATTGCTCAAAATATCATTCGCGGATGCATTTACCATAGTAAATGGAATAAGTGGTTTATTTTTAATATTTTTTTCAATCAATAAAAATTTTTACATTGCATTTGTCTTTCTTTTAATAGCGGTTCTTGCTGATGGATTAGATGGAATTATTGCAAGAAAATTGGGAAGTTTTGTTGGAAAATATATGGATGAATTTTCTGATACTGTTTCTTTTTGCGTTTCTCCCTGTATTTTTGCTTTTTTAAAATACGAAATAAAAACAAGCGATTTAATTTTCCTTTCTGTTTCATCAATTTTCCTAATTTCTGGCATACTTCATCTTATCTCATACCATATAGGGGAAAAAAATTATTTTATTGGACTCACTACACCAGCGAGTGCAATAATAATTTTCTGTATTTCTTATCTGGGTATTCCATTATTCATATTATATATAGGGTTTTTATTGCTTTCATTTCTTATGGTTTCAAATATTCCTTATCCAAGAATTGAAAAATACAATTCAGTTATTTCAGTAATAATAATATTTCTTGCAATGAGCGGTTTAAAAGAGTTTATCTATCTTCTCCTTTTCTCAACAACCTTATATATCATTTTTGGGCCAATTTATCTTATTCGTAATAGTAAGAGTTTTTGA